One Nicotiana tomentosiformis chromosome 4, ASM39032v3, whole genome shotgun sequence genomic window carries:
- the LOC138909048 gene encoding 7-deoxyloganetin glucosyltransferase-like produces MSFTHEVSKELGIPNVAFWTASGCALWAFLQYPKLVEEGYCPLKDHSYLTSGHLDTTIDWIPGMEGIRLKNLPSFIRATVDEPSYMVIKFIMEEILDKIPKASALILNTFDALEIDVLKPISTMFPAVYTLGPFHSFLNNLTQDEDLKSIGSNLWKEDTHCLQWLNTKKPNSVVYVNFGSITVLTPEQLVEFAWGLANTKLNFLWIIRSDIVKGDSVILPPEFLGETKERGLLDGWCPQEQVLSHPSIGGFLTHCKWNSTFKSISFGVPMLCWPFFADQQTNCWFICNCLGVGMEIDSNVKRKVIEELVKELMIGEKGIEMKENALKWKKLTEETISSPDGSSYLNFDKLVSHVLLREGSSFLTC; encoded by the exons ATGAGCTTCACTCATGAAGTTTCTAAGGAATTAGGTATTCCTAATGTTGCCTTTTGGACTGCTAGTGGTTGTGCCTTATGGGCTTTCTTACAATATCCTAAACTTGTGGAAGAAGGTTATTGTCCACTAAAAG ATCATAGTTATTTGACCAGCGGCCATTTAGACACCACTATAGATTGGATACCAGGCATGGAAGGCATCCGTCTTAAAAATCTGCCAAGCTTCATTAGAGCCACAGTCGACGAACCTAGCTATATGGTAATCAAATTTATAATGGAAGAAATCTTGGACAAAATTCCTAAAGCCTCAGCACTCATTTTGAACACTTTCGATGCACTAGAAATTGATGTTCTGAAGCCTATTTCGACCATGTTCCCAGCGGTTTATACTCTTGGACCCTTTCACTCTTTCTTGAATAATTTAACTCAAGACGAAGATTTGAAATCAATTGGATCAAATCTATGGAAAGAAGATACTCACTGTCTCCAATGGCTTAATACTAAAAAACCAAATTCAGTTGTATATGTGAATTTTGGAAGTATTACTGTATTGACCCCCGAGCAGCTAGTTGAGTTTGCATGGGGACTTGCTAATACCAAATTGAATTTTTTGTGGATTATTAGATCGGATATAGTCAAGGGTGATTCTGTCATTTTGCCTCCTGAATTTCTCGGGGAGACTAAGGAAAGAGGTTTACTAGATGGTTGGTGCCCTCAAGAACAAGTTTTAAGTCACCCGTCAATAGGAGGATTTTTAACGCACTGTAAATGGAATTCGACTTTTAAAAGTATATCATTTGGTGTGCCAATGTTGTGTTGGCCTTTCTTTGCAGATCAACAAACAAATTGTTGGTTTATTTGTAATTGCTTGGGTGTAGGAATGGAAATTGATAGCAATGTGAAGAGGAAAGTGATAGAAGAACTTGTTAAAGAGCTGATGATCGGAGAAAAAGGTatagagatgaaagaaaatgcaTTGAAGTGGAAGAAGTTGACAGAAGAAACTATCTCTTCTCCAGATGGATCGTCTTATTTGAATTTTGACAAGTTGGTTAGCCATGTGCTATTGCGCGAGGGTTCTTCTTTCTTGACATGTTAA